A single window of Kitasatospora sp. HUAS MG31 DNA harbors:
- a CDS encoding lamin tail domain-containing protein: MTKPTAANPRSRRSLLRAAVLPVGVAASLVLVPLPGAVAAPSADVLIAEVYGGGGNSGATLKNDFIELANKGGAAFGLDGFSVQYISGTPGANSQWSVTPLTGSVAPGARYLVAEAAGTGGTVALPTPDATGTLALSGTSGTVALVSGTAPLTCKTAADCAAEPRIRDLVGFGTAVVREGSGPAAGASNTDAVARAASLADTDDNAADFKAGAPTPVNGKGESTPGGDTGGGTGGGPTQPGTVRIHDIQGTTRVSPMVGKAVTGVPGVVTGTRSYGSKGFWIQDATPDADPATSEGLFVYTGSANPTVKAGDSVLVNGKVAEYYPNQAGGGQSITQLTGPVVTVLSSGNPLPAAVLLDDTTVPAGYAPDAAGGSIEGLALRPAEYALDAYEALEGMNVEVRDVPVVQATDEYHELWVDARSGDKRTKRGGVVYLGYENPNSGRVMVQSLAPEAEHPFPVANVGDQLTGSTSGPLDYNKFGGYTLVAGALGAVKDNGLKREVTDRALPSEVSIATYNVENLDPSDPADKFAQLATGIVTNLRSPDIITLEEIQDNNGAVNDGTVDADQTVAKFIEAIKAAGGPAYDWRSINPENGKDGGEPGGNIRTVFLFNPKRVSFTDIAGGDATTAVDVAGSGKWANLTASPGRIDPGNEAWASSRKPMVGQFAFHNKKIFVIANHFNSKGGDQGLDSRFQAPTRSSEVQRLKQAEVEHAFVSKLLAADPNARVVSLGDFNDYQFSPALKALTKDCVLHDLVNDLPEKERYSYVFQGNSQVLDHILVSSALTRHADYDVVHINSEFAVQASDHDPQVVRIKP, encoded by the coding sequence GTGACCAAGCCCACCGCGGCCAACCCCCGCTCCCGCAGGTCCCTGCTGCGCGCCGCCGTCCTGCCGGTCGGCGTCGCCGCCTCGCTGGTGCTCGTCCCGCTGCCCGGTGCGGTCGCGGCCCCCTCGGCCGACGTCCTGATCGCCGAGGTCTACGGCGGCGGCGGCAACTCCGGTGCCACCCTCAAGAACGACTTCATCGAGCTGGCCAACAAGGGCGGCGCGGCCTTCGGCCTGGACGGCTTCAGCGTCCAGTACATCTCCGGCACCCCCGGCGCCAACTCCCAGTGGAGCGTCACCCCGCTGACCGGCTCGGTCGCCCCCGGCGCCCGCTACCTGGTCGCCGAGGCGGCCGGCACCGGCGGCACGGTGGCCCTGCCCACCCCGGACGCCACCGGCACCCTGGCCCTGTCCGGCACCAGCGGCACCGTCGCCCTGGTCTCCGGCACCGCCCCGCTGACCTGCAAGACCGCCGCCGACTGCGCCGCCGAGCCGCGGATCCGCGACCTGGTCGGCTTCGGCACCGCCGTCGTCCGCGAGGGCAGCGGCCCGGCGGCCGGTGCGAGCAACACCGACGCGGTGGCCCGTGCCGCCTCCCTGGCCGACACCGACGACAACGCGGCCGACTTCAAGGCCGGCGCCCCGACCCCGGTCAACGGCAAGGGCGAGAGCACCCCGGGCGGCGACACCGGCGGCGGCACCGGCGGCGGCCCGACCCAGCCCGGCACCGTCCGGATCCACGACATCCAGGGCACCACCCGCGTCTCGCCGATGGTCGGCAAGGCCGTCACCGGCGTCCCCGGCGTCGTCACCGGCACCCGCAGCTACGGCTCCAAGGGCTTCTGGATCCAGGACGCCACCCCGGACGCCGACCCCGCGACCTCCGAGGGCCTGTTCGTCTACACCGGCAGCGCCAACCCCACCGTCAAGGCCGGTGACTCGGTGCTGGTCAACGGCAAGGTCGCCGAGTACTACCCGAACCAGGCCGGCGGCGGCCAGTCCATCACCCAGCTGACCGGTCCGGTCGTCACCGTGCTGTCCTCCGGCAACCCGCTGCCGGCCGCGGTGCTGCTCGACGACACCACCGTCCCGGCCGGCTACGCCCCGGACGCGGCCGGCGGCTCCATCGAGGGCCTGGCCCTCAGGCCCGCCGAGTACGCGCTGGACGCGTACGAGGCGCTGGAGGGCATGAACGTCGAGGTCCGCGACGTCCCGGTGGTGCAGGCCACCGACGAGTACCACGAGCTGTGGGTGGACGCCCGGAGCGGTGACAAGCGGACCAAGCGCGGCGGCGTGGTCTACCTCGGCTACGAGAACCCCAACTCCGGCCGGGTGATGGTCCAGTCGCTCGCCCCCGAGGCCGAGCACCCGTTCCCGGTGGCCAACGTCGGCGACCAGCTGACCGGCTCCACCTCGGGCCCGCTGGACTACAACAAGTTCGGCGGCTACACCCTGGTGGCGGGCGCCCTGGGCGCGGTCAAGGACAACGGCCTCAAGCGGGAGGTCACCGACCGCGCGCTGCCCAGCGAGGTCAGCATCGCCACGTACAACGTGGAGAACCTGGACCCGAGCGACCCGGCCGACAAGTTCGCCCAGCTCGCCACCGGCATCGTCACCAACCTGCGGTCGCCCGACATCATCACCCTGGAGGAGATCCAGGACAACAACGGCGCGGTCAACGACGGCACGGTGGACGCCGACCAGACGGTGGCCAAGTTCATCGAGGCCATCAAGGCCGCCGGCGGCCCGGCGTACGACTGGCGCTCGATCAACCCGGAGAACGGCAAGGACGGCGGCGAGCCCGGCGGCAACATCCGCACGGTCTTCCTGTTCAACCCCAAGCGGGTGTCCTTCACCGACATCGCCGGCGGCGACGCCACCACCGCGGTGGACGTGGCCGGCAGCGGCAAGTGGGCGAACCTGACCGCCTCCCCGGGCCGGATCGACCCCGGCAACGAGGCCTGGGCGAGCAGCCGCAAGCCGATGGTGGGCCAGTTCGCCTTCCACAACAAGAAGATCTTCGTGATCGCCAACCACTTCAACAGCAAGGGTGGCGACCAGGGCCTGGACAGCCGGTTCCAGGCGCCCACCCGCAGCTCCGAGGTCCAGCGCCTGAAGCAGGCCGAGGTGGAGCACGCCTTCGTCTCCAAGCTGCTGGCCGCCGACCCGAACGCCCGGGTGGTCTCGCTCGGCGACTTCAACGACTACCAGTTCTCGCCGGCGCTGAAGGCGCTCACCAAGGACTGCGTCCTGCACGACCTGGTCAACGACCTGCCCGAGAAGGAGCGTTACTCCTACGTCTTCCAGGGCAACTCGCAGGTGCTCGACCACATCCTGGTGAGCTCGGCGCTGACCCGCCACGCCGACTACGACGTGGTCCACATCAACAGCGAGTTCGCCGTCCAGGCGAGCGACCACGACCCGCAGGTGGTCCGCATCAAGCCGTGA
- a CDS encoding HoxN/HupN/NixA family nickel/cobalt transporter: MSASRGLRGRLTRDEWIRLAGMGGFVLALHVVGWFTLLAVVAPEHYEVGGQVFGAGMGLTAYTLGMRHAFDADHIAAIDNTTRKLMGQGKRPLSVGFWFSLGHSSIVFGLCALLAFGIQSLAGQVESEDSTLQQATGVIGVTISGAFLVLIGLINLGAFNGILKVFRKMRGGEYDEAELEAQLDKRGFLNRILGRVTRAVTKPWHMYPVGLLFGLGFDTATEVSLLVLAGGAAAFQLPWYALLVLPVLFAAGMSLLDTIDGSFMNFAYEWAFSKPIRKVYYNLTVTGLSVLVALVIGGIELIGLLGEKLDITSGPIAWIGGIDLEYVGYAIVLLFLLAWAAAVAYWKLGRVEEKWSAGLRGPVAVAETD; the protein is encoded by the coding sequence ATGTCAGCGTCAAGAGGTCTCCGTGGCCGCCTCACCCGGGACGAGTGGATCCGCCTCGCCGGGATGGGCGGGTTCGTCCTCGCGCTGCACGTGGTCGGCTGGTTCACCCTGCTCGCGGTGGTCGCGCCCGAGCACTACGAGGTCGGCGGCCAGGTGTTCGGCGCCGGCATGGGCCTGACCGCCTACACCCTCGGCATGCGGCACGCCTTCGACGCCGACCACATCGCCGCCATCGACAACACCACCCGCAAGCTGATGGGCCAGGGCAAGCGGCCGCTGTCGGTCGGCTTCTGGTTCTCGCTCGGCCACTCCTCCATCGTCTTCGGCCTGTGCGCCCTGCTCGCCTTCGGCATCCAGTCGCTGGCCGGCCAGGTGGAGTCCGAGGACTCCACGCTCCAGCAGGCCACCGGCGTCATCGGGGTCACCATCTCCGGCGCCTTCCTGGTCCTGATCGGCCTGATCAACCTGGGCGCCTTCAACGGCATCCTCAAGGTCTTCCGCAAGATGCGCGGCGGCGAGTACGACGAGGCCGAGCTGGAGGCCCAGCTGGACAAGCGGGGCTTCCTCAACCGGATCCTCGGCCGGGTCACCCGGGCCGTCACCAAGCCCTGGCACATGTACCCGGTCGGCCTGCTGTTCGGCCTGGGCTTCGACACCGCCACCGAGGTCTCGCTGCTGGTCCTGGCCGGCGGCGCGGCCGCCTTCCAACTGCCCTGGTACGCCCTGCTGGTGCTGCCGGTCCTGTTCGCGGCCGGCATGAGCCTGCTGGACACCATCGACGGCTCGTTCATGAACTTCGCCTACGAGTGGGCGTTCTCCAAGCCGATCCGCAAGGTCTACTACAACCTCACCGTCACCGGCCTGTCGGTGCTGGTCGCCCTGGTCATCGGCGGCATCGAGCTGATCGGCCTGCTCGGCGAGAAGCTGGACATCACCTCCGGCCCGATCGCCTGGATCGGCGGGATCGACCTGGAGTACGTGGGCTACGCCATCGTGCTGCTGTTCCTGCTGGCCTGGGCCGCCGCGGTGGCGTACTGGAAGCTCGGCCGGGTGGAGGAGAAGTGGTCGGCCGGTCTGCGCGGTCCGGTGGCCGTCGCCGAGACCGACTGA